From Candidatus Methylomirabilis tolerans, the proteins below share one genomic window:
- a CDS encoding Fic family protein, which produces DVRHRQGRLIGYMEALGFTLRQEAVLNTLTSDVLKSSDIEGEKLDAEQVRSSIARRLGLDIGALKPADRTVEGIVDMMLDATRQYGQPLSAERVCAWHASLFPTGRSGMTTMRTGGWRDDRTGPMQVVSGPVGKERVHYHAPPASRVDGEMRAFLEWFNANADMDPVLKAGLAHLWFVTIHPFDDGNGRIARAIADMSLARSEHSSQRFYSMSAQIRQERHAYYGALEATQKGTMNITPWLEWFLGCLGRAIDGAHTTLAAVLAKARFWDAIVGMAINNRQRLVLNRLLDGFAVKLTTSKYAKLTKCSQDTALRDILLLIERGLLVRNPKGGRSTSYALAPRR; this is translated from the coding sequence GACGTCCGCCACCGACAGGGTCGACTGATCGGCTACATGGAAGCCCTGGGATTCACGCTCCGCCAGGAGGCCGTCCTGAACACCCTCACGTCCGATGTGCTCAAGAGCAGTGACATCGAGGGCGAGAAGCTGGATGCTGAACAGGTCCGGTCCTCGATTGCGCGCCGCCTCGGTCTGGATATCGGCGCACTCAAACCCGCAGACCGCACGGTCGAGGGTATCGTTGATATGATGCTCGACGCCACGCGCCAGTATGGCCAGCCGCTCAGCGCCGAGAGGGTCTGCGCGTGGCACGCGTCCCTGTTTCCCACCGGGCGCAGCGGTATGACTACCATGAGGACGGGGGGCTGGCGTGACGACCGTACCGGCCCGATGCAGGTCGTTTCTGGGCCGGTTGGGAAGGAGCGCGTCCATTATCACGCGCCTCCCGCATCGCGGGTCGATGGGGAGATGCGTGCGTTCCTGGAGTGGTTCAATGCCAACGCCGACATGGATCCGGTCTTGAAAGCTGGACTGGCCCATCTCTGGTTTGTCACCATCCACCCGTTTGATGACGGCAACGGCCGCATTGCGCGCGCTATCGCCGACATGTCCCTGGCGCGCTCAGAACACAGTTCGCAGCGCTTCTACAGTATGTCAGCGCAAATCCGGCAGGAGCGTCACGCGTATTACGGCGCACTCGAAGCCACGCAGAAGGGGACGATGAACATCACGCCCTGGCTGGAATGGTTCCTCGGCTGTCTGGGCCGCGCCATCGACGGCGCACACACCACTTTGGCCGCAGTCCTTGCCAAGGCGCGCTTCTGGGACGCGATCGTCGGCATGGCGATCAACAACCGGCAACGTCTTGTGCTCAACCGTCTCCTTGATGGCTTCGCGGTGAAGCTCACGACATCGAAATATGCGAAGCTCACCAAGTGTTCCCAGGACACCGCTCTCCGTGACATTCTGCTGCTCATCGAGCGCGGTCTCCTTGTCCGCAACCCGAAAGGCGGGCGGAGCACCAGCTACGCGCTTGCTCCGCGACGATAG
- a CDS encoding plasmid pRiA4b ORF-3 family protein: MSARSEAYQFKITLRGITPSVWRRIEVPASYSLWDLHVAIQDAMGWQDYHLHVFRFDDPNRGGRIEVGIPDEDAFEGDPVVLPGWEQTTSAYFNRPGMRVEYEYDFGDSWEHDLLFEGIVQRVKGQKYPRCTGGARACPPEDCGGVHGYERLLSVIFDPKDPEYERMITWLGGGFDPEAFDPAQVKFDNPRARWRRAFRS, encoded by the coding sequence GTGAGCGCGAGAAGCGAGGCATACCAGTTCAAGATTACGCTGCGGGGGATCACACCGTCGGTGTGGCGGCGGATCGAGGTGCCGGCAAGCTACAGTCTATGGGACCTGCACGTCGCGATCCAGGACGCCATGGGCTGGCAGGACTACCACCTGCACGTCTTCCGGTTCGACGATCCGAACCGGGGCGGGAGGATCGAGGTCGGGATTCCGGATGAGGACGCGTTCGAGGGGGACCCGGTCGTGCTACCGGGCTGGGAGCAGACGACGTCGGCATACTTCAATCGGCCCGGTATGCGGGTCGAATACGAGTACGATTTCGGCGACAGTTGGGAGCACGATCTCCTGTTTGAGGGGATTGTCCAGCGCGTCAAAGGTCAGAAGTACCCACGCTGCACGGGCGGTGCCAGGGCCTGCCCACCGGAAGACTGCGGTGGCGTGCATGGGTACGAGAGGCTGCTCTCGGTGATATTTGATCCCAAGGATCCAGAGTACGAGCGCATGATAACCTGGCTCGGCGGAGGCTTCGATCCGGAGGCGTTTGATCCGGCGCAGGTCAAGTTCGACAACCCACGCGCCAGGTGGCGGCGCGCGTTCAGAAGCTGA
- a CDS encoding formate/nitrite transporter family protein yields MAYVKTDEVVAKMIEVGVAKGQLPIKDLLIRGFLSGALLGFATTLAFTATVQTGLGIVGGLVFPVGFVMVILLGLELVTGNFAVVPLGVLEGRIDTRALLRNWGWAFVGNLLGSLLYAFMFVAVTSGGSPIAVKLVQVAEAKTIEYAQLGTGGMTKVVIKAVLCNWMVTLGLVMSLTSVSVVGKTVAMWLPILTFFGQGFEHSVVNMFLIPAGIILGAKISLAEWWLWNQIPVTVGNVVGGFLFTGLPLYITHHRKNQARSTAE; encoded by the coding sequence GTGGCGTATGTCAAGACGGATGAAGTCGTTGCGAAGATGATCGAGGTAGGAGTTGCAAAAGGACAGCTTCCGATAAAGGACCTGCTGATTCGCGGGTTCCTCTCTGGCGCATTGTTAGGCTTCGCCACGACACTCGCCTTTACCGCGACGGTCCAAACGGGACTAGGTATTGTCGGCGGGCTGGTGTTTCCTGTCGGCTTCGTCATGGTCATCCTGCTTGGTCTGGAGTTGGTAACGGGGAACTTCGCCGTTGTGCCGTTGGGTGTACTCGAGGGGAGAATCGATACGCGTGCGCTTTTGCGCAACTGGGGATGGGCCTTTGTCGGCAACCTCCTGGGAAGCCTGCTGTATGCCTTCATGTTCGTCGCCGTGACATCCGGCGGGTCGCCGATCGCGGTGAAGTTGGTTCAGGTGGCGGAGGCGAAAACGATCGAGTACGCTCAACTGGGCACAGGGGGCATGACGAAGGTTGTGATCAAGGCAGTGCTGTGCAACTGGATGGTGACGCTGGGCCTGGTGATGTCGCTCACCTCTGTATCCGTCGTCGGGAAAACGGTGGCCATGTGGTTACCCATCCTGACCTTCTTCGGGCAGGGATTTGAGCACTCCGTGGTCAATATGTTTCTGATACCGGCAGGCATCATCCTTGGAGCGAAGATCTCGCTGGCCGAGTGGTGGCTCTGGAACCAGATTCCGGTGACTGTCGGCAACGTGGTCGGCGGCTTTCTGTTTACCGGCCTTCCGCTCTACATCACCCATCATCGTAAGAATCAGGCGCGTTCAACTGCTGAGTGA
- a CDS encoding SCO family protein, with protein MFSSTIILPKAPHCSVVARYRLYSAAFITCIIILLPAASAFAQPALPDENRYVYRKIPDIVVQTAQKEIRLSEIYTTHPVLLTMVYTRCPTICYPYLQYLRNELQNIRVDGYRVLVLSLDPRDTAEDMMRVASALDLPQPERWLFGVTKEIAALTQNLGFHIEWREEIKGYDHPAMVAGIDRNGYLLRILVGFQATSRLAEVLREMQGEFIPSYPLPGDNTIFRCFDYDPITGKWRMGPGFLILFTPALLGLLALSFMSMMITPSTREKRRS; from the coding sequence ATGTTCAGTTCAACTATCATCCTGCCGAAGGCGCCGCATTGTTCCGTCGTAGCGCGCTATCGACTGTATTCGGCGGCGTTCATCACCTGCATCATTATACTTTTGCCGGCAGCGTCCGCCTTTGCGCAACCGGCATTGCCCGATGAGAATCGATACGTCTATCGCAAGATCCCGGATATCGTTGTACAGACCGCTCAGAAGGAGATTCGCCTTTCTGAGATCTATACGACACATCCCGTTCTTCTCACGATGGTGTATACCAGATGTCCGACTATTTGCTACCCGTATCTCCAGTATCTTCGGAACGAACTGCAAAACATTCGAGTGGATGGATATCGCGTGCTGGTCCTCAGTCTTGATCCTCGGGATACTGCAGAGGATATGATGAGAGTGGCGAGTGCCCTGGACTTACCCCAACCGGAACGCTGGCTATTTGGCGTGACGAAAGAGATCGCAGCACTGACCCAAAACTTGGGATTTCACATTGAATGGCGCGAAGAGATCAAAGGATACGACCACCCGGCGATGGTCGCCGGCATTGATCGGAATGGGTATCTCCTGAGAATACTCGTAGGGTTTCAGGCGACCTCCAGGCTGGCAGAGGTATTGAGAGAAATGCAGGGAGAATTTATTCCCTCATATCCCCTTCCCGGGGACAACACCATTTTTCGCTGCTTCGACTACGATCCGATTACGGGAAAATGGCGAATGGGGCCAGGATTTTTGATTCTTTTTACCCCAGCCCTGTTGGGACTGCTCGCGCTGTCTTTCATGTCTATGATGATCACGCCCTCCACCAGAGAGAAACGGAGGTCCTGA
- a CDS encoding cupin domain-containing protein has product MNPRVNDLIRQLALLPHPEGGRFAEFYRSPLQVLPPDARGSRAAVTTIYFMLLAGEKARWHVVKSDELWHFYEGDPLELYTIDPESWVPGCVRLGPPATDSSPIRIVPAGCWQAARTTGEFTLAGCTVAPGFAYEDHRIFEDGSQEATEIRRRYPHLTDFL; this is encoded by the coding sequence GTGAATCCTCGAGTCAACGACCTTATTCGACAGCTTGCCCTCCTCCCCCATCCTGAGGGTGGCCGCTTTGCCGAGTTCTACCGCTCACCACTGCAGGTTCTTCCCCCCGACGCACGAGGGAGCCGGGCTGCCGTCACGACGATCTACTTCATGCTGTTGGCAGGCGAGAAGGCTCGATGGCATGTGGTCAAATCGGACGAGCTGTGGCACTTCTACGAGGGCGATCCGCTTGAGCTGTATACGATCGATCCAGAGTCGTGGGTGCCTGGATGTGTGCGCCTCGGCCCTCCCGCCACCGATAGCAGCCCCATCCGTATCGTGCCCGCCGGCTGCTGGCAGGCGGCTCGCACGACCGGCGAGTTCACGCTGGCCGGATGTACCGTCGCACCAGGCTTTGCATACGAAGATCACCGCATCTTCGAGGATGGCTCTCAAGAAGCGACGGAAATCCGCAGAAGGTATCCCCATCTGACGGATTTCCTCTAG
- a CDS encoding cbb3-type cytochrome c oxidase subunit I, with protein MEKAYSRMTAVWTYTGLILFPILILLGILMRANQGGVITVPADRFFSFLTLHGLGMAGTWFVIGMASNDYLLNKYARSPLVGNIVAYILTVIGVVLLIIATFIGKFAAGWYFLYPLPFYRTWEEWATPLFLISIAVLGVGWLVWTLSMLIGILRKYSLSQALAWHYLRGKKEPEVPPFIVVLTATLIGIFICLLAGVTLLTLYFGEYLGWMKNDALLMKNLTFIFGHTLVNEMLYLAVAVLYELYPGFGHRAKWKTAWYVALSWNATFLIVMFAYFHHLYMDFVQPTGFQFIGQIASFLAPLPAAVVTIFSVLAYTYRNSMKWNLASLLYFYGVLGWAIGGVAAVLDATIVNNFVLHNTQWVPAHFHTYNLLGQIFFNLAFVVWFAEKVSGTPFSAGLSRSIFALLLLGGWGFVSMFYLSGTFSIPRRFNLYPPDLPLGTTLAKAAVVFAVLYLLGIIVFFFGASKRCVKAFSR; from the coding sequence ATGGAAAAAGCATATTCCCGCATGACCGCCGTATGGACCTATACCGGTCTCATCCTCTTTCCGATCCTGATCCTTCTCGGCATCTTGATGCGTGCCAATCAGGGAGGGGTGATCACCGTGCCGGCGGACCGTTTCTTCTCGTTCCTCACCCTCCATGGCCTCGGCATGGCGGGTACCTGGTTTGTCATCGGCATGGCCAGTAACGACTATCTGTTGAATAAATACGCTCGGTCACCGTTGGTCGGAAACATTGTCGCCTATATCCTGACGGTGATCGGTGTGGTCTTACTGATCATTGCGACCTTTATCGGGAAGTTTGCCGCCGGGTGGTATTTTCTCTATCCGCTTCCCTTTTACAGAACATGGGAAGAGTGGGCGACGCCGCTTTTTCTTATCAGCATTGCAGTATTGGGGGTAGGTTGGTTGGTCTGGACCCTGTCCATGCTGATCGGCATCTTGCGGAAATATTCATTATCCCAGGCCCTGGCCTGGCACTACCTTCGCGGGAAAAAAGAGCCGGAGGTCCCACCGTTCATTGTCGTTCTCACCGCGACGCTGATCGGTATTTTTATCTGCCTGCTTGCCGGGGTGACCCTGCTGACCCTGTACTTTGGGGAGTATCTGGGGTGGATGAAAAACGATGCGCTCCTGATGAAGAATCTGACGTTTATTTTTGGACACACGCTAGTCAATGAAATGCTGTATTTGGCGGTGGCGGTGCTGTATGAGCTCTATCCGGGATTCGGCCATCGAGCAAAATGGAAGACTGCGTGGTATGTGGCCTTATCCTGGAATGCAACCTTTCTTATCGTGATGTTCGCCTACTTTCACCATCTGTACATGGATTTTGTCCAGCCGACCGGATTTCAATTTATCGGTCAGATTGCCTCATTCCTGGCTCCTCTCCCTGCGGCGGTGGTCACGATTTTCAGTGTACTCGCCTACACCTACCGGAACTCGATGAAATGGAATCTGGCCTCTCTCCTTTATTTTTATGGGGTGCTGGGTTGGGCGATAGGCGGGGTAGCGGCCGTGTTGGATGCGACAATTGTCAACAATTTTGTCCTACACAACACCCAGTGGGTTCCCGCCCACTTTCATACCTATAACCTGTTGGGTCAGATCTTCTTCAATCTCGCCTTTGTCGTCTGGTTTGCGGAGAAGGTGTCCGGGACACCCTTCTCAGCCGGATTATCAAGGAGCATCTTTGCGTTGCTCTTATTAGGGGGCTGGGGATTCGTGAGCATGTTTTATCTTTCCGGGACGTTCTCCATCCCCAGACGATTCAATCTCTATCCGCCCGATCTGCCCCTTGGCACAACACTGGCCAAAGCTGCCGTGGTCTTCGCTGTACTATATTTGCTGGGGATCATCGTCTTTTTCTTTGGCGCATCAAAGAGGTGCGTTAAAGCCTTTTCCCGTTGA
- a CDS encoding deoxyribodipyrimidine photolyase, with the protein MSSADRIPEIRRRNLNGGDVRTDGSYVLYWMIAARRARWNFALDRAVELAGNLNRPLIVLETLYADDRWASDRTHRFVIDGMADNARAFSGTGILYYPYVEPTAGAGKGLIEHLAAHACTVVTDDYPAFFFPRVITAAARKLPVRLEAVDTHGLLPMRATGNVFARAFDFRRFLRRELAPHLSITPHRALLSGHLPPLERLPEGVADRWPQAGPALLNGDITLASSVPIDHTVPPVLYSGGARAGRRTLQRFLDQRLARYCDQRNHPDSDATSGLSPYLHFGHVSAHEVLAEIAARENWSAKDISGSATGGSSGWWGMDGAAESFLDELVTWRELGFNFCAHRGDYNQFESLPNWARATLQRHACDRRPHLYTLEQFEDAQTHDELWNAAQNQLVIEGRIHNYLRMLWGKKILHWSESPQAALEIMIELNNRYAVDGRDPNSYSGIFWVLGRYDRAWGPEREVFGMIRYMSSVNTRRKLRVREYIKRWSNRASCGVSDAGVHA; encoded by the coding sequence ATGAGCAGCGCCGACCGCATCCCAGAGATCCGCCGAAGGAACCTGAACGGCGGGGACGTGAGAACGGATGGCAGCTACGTTCTCTACTGGATGATCGCCGCGCGCCGTGCGCGGTGGAACTTCGCACTCGATCGCGCCGTCGAACTCGCCGGCAACCTTAACCGGCCGCTGATCGTGTTGGAGACGTTGTACGCGGATGACCGATGGGCCAGCGACCGCACCCACCGCTTCGTGATCGATGGCATGGCGGACAACGCGCGCGCTTTCAGCGGCACCGGCATCCTTTACTACCCGTACGTCGAGCCTACGGCGGGCGCGGGCAAGGGACTCATTGAACACCTCGCGGCGCACGCCTGCACCGTCGTGACCGACGACTACCCGGCATTCTTCTTCCCACGCGTGATCACGGCGGCGGCAAGAAAGCTCCCGGTGCGGCTCGAGGCGGTTGACACTCACGGACTTCTGCCGATGCGTGCGACCGGCAATGTGTTCGCACGCGCCTTCGATTTCCGACGTTTCCTGCGGCGCGAGCTCGCACCGCATCTTTCGATAACGCCGCACCGCGCTTTGCTCAGCGGGCACCTCCCTCCCCTCGAACGCCTGCCGGAGGGGGTCGCCGATCGCTGGCCCCAGGCCGGGCCCGCGTTGCTCAATGGTGACATCACATTGGCGTCGAGCGTGCCTATCGACCACACAGTCCCGCCCGTCCTCTATTCGGGTGGCGCGAGGGCTGGTCGTCGGACACTCCAGCGCTTCCTCGATCAGCGGCTTGCGCGCTACTGCGACCAACGCAATCATCCGGACTCCGACGCCACCAGCGGACTCTCGCCCTACCTGCACTTCGGGCACGTGTCGGCGCACGAGGTCCTCGCGGAGATCGCCGCGCGCGAAAACTGGTCGGCGAAGGACATATCGGGCTCCGCAACCGGCGGGTCCTCGGGCTGGTGGGGGATGGACGGAGCCGCCGAATCCTTCCTGGACGAACTCGTAACCTGGCGGGAGCTGGGCTTCAACTTCTGTGCGCACCGCGGCGACTACAACCAATTCGAGTCGCTCCCCAACTGGGCTCGCGCGACGCTCCAACGGCACGCCTGCGACCGGCGCCCACACCTGTACACGCTGGAGCAGTTCGAGGACGCACAGACCCACGACGAGCTCTGGAACGCGGCTCAAAACCAACTGGTGATCGAGGGCCGCATCCACAACTACCTGCGGATGCTGTGGGGCAAGAAGATCCTGCACTGGAGCGAGAGTCCGCAGGCGGCACTCGAGATCATGATCGAGCTGAACAACAGGTACGCCGTTGATGGGCGCGACCCGAACTCGTACAGCGGCATCTTCTGGGTGCTGGGCCGCTATGACCGAGCCTGGGGGCCTGAGCGCGAGGTCTTCGGCATGATCCGCTACATGTCGAGCGTCAACACCCGACGTAAGCTGCGCGTCCGTGAGTACATTAAGCGCTGGAGCAATCGGGCCTCGTGCGGAGTGTCCGACGCGGGCGTCCACGCATGA
- a CDS encoding DUF523 and DUF1722 domain-containing protein, with amino-acid sequence MKTNTEFVEHGCWQSWHSADVPLRLGVSSCLIGEKVRFDGGHARDRFVTDTLGQWFELAPVCPEMEIGMGAPRPTVRLVEEGRGTRLVAPSNGKDFTELMLAYATDKVAELFRLGLDGYIVKKASPSCGMERIRVYRNGVPVARNESGLFARTLMEHWPALPVEEDGRLNDPILRENFIERAFSRNRWRVLVRRGLSRRRLIQFHTAHKLLLRAHNEAAYRRLGKLVGSAGTIPDRELFDAYESEFHESLRTVATRKKHTNVLLHALGYLKNALDAIEKREVLATIEDFRQGLVPLVVPVALLRYGIRRHSVEYLPGQLYFDPHPKELMLRNHP; translated from the coding sequence ATGAAGACGAACACAGAATTCGTCGAACACGGCTGCTGGCAGAGCTGGCACTCGGCGGACGTACCGCTGCGGCTGGGCGTATCCTCCTGCCTCATCGGTGAGAAAGTGCGATTCGACGGCGGACACGCGCGGGACCGCTTCGTAACGGACACACTCGGCCAGTGGTTCGAGCTTGCCCCGGTGTGTCCCGAGATGGAGATCGGCATGGGCGCCCCGCGGCCGACGGTGCGGCTTGTGGAGGAAGGGCGCGGGACGCGGTTGGTGGCGCCCTCCAACGGCAAAGACTTCACCGAGCTCATGCTGGCCTACGCCACAGATAAAGTCGCCGAGCTCTTCCGCCTTGGACTCGATGGCTATATTGTGAAGAAGGCCTCGCCCTCCTGCGGGATGGAACGTATTCGGGTCTACCGGAACGGCGTCCCGGTCGCGCGTAACGAGTCCGGGCTCTTCGCCCGCACGCTGATGGAGCACTGGCCCGCGCTGCCGGTTGAGGAAGACGGGCGCCTGAACGATCCGATCCTGCGCGAGAACTTCATCGAGCGCGCATTCAGCCGCAATCGCTGGCGCGTACTCGTCCGGCGTGGGCTGAGCCGCAGGCGCCTGATACAGTTTCACACCGCCCACAAACTGCTCCTGCGAGCCCATAACGAGGCGGCATACCGGCGCCTCGGGAAGCTCGTCGGAAGCGCCGGGACTATACCCGATCGCGAACTCTTTGACGCTTATGAATCGGAGTTTCACGAGTCCCTGCGCACGGTGGCCACGCGAAAGAAACACACCAACGTGCTTTTGCACGCGCTGGGCTACCTGAAAAACGCGCTCGATGCCATCGAAAAGCGCGAAGTCCTCGCCACAATTGAGGACTTTCGCCAGGGGCTTGTACCGCTCGTGGTCCCGGTGGCGCTGCTGCGCTACGGCATCCGGCGCCACTCGGTCGAATACCTCCCCGGTCAGCTTTACTTCGACCCTCATCCCAAGGAGCTGATGCTCCGCAACCACCCGTGA
- a CDS encoding SDR family oxidoreductase, translating into MNGLVLVTGATGYVGGRLWRRLEADGRRVRCLGRRRAGLASRVGAATEVVEGDMLKAETLDHALAGVDAAYYLVHSMGSGQDFEEQDRVAARNFGSAARMAGVQRIIYLGGLGHGEDLSPHLRSRHEVGEVLRESGVPVIELRASIVLGSGSLSFEMIRALVERLPIMITPRWVEVKAQPIAIDDLLAYLIAALNVPLTESRVFEIGGGDCVSYGDLMREYARQRGLRRAMIRVPFLTPKLSSLWLGLVTPIYARVGRKLIESIKHPTVVRDPSALEIFPVRPRGMRDAIAAAIRNEEREVAESRWYDAFSSGGEGRSWTGVRFHNRFIDSRSRAVDVGPEEAFAPIRRIGGETGWYAYDWLWRLRGFFDLLVGGVGVRRGRSSPERIHVGDALDFWRVEAYEPNRLLRLSAEMKLPGRAWLEFMVEPREGGATIRQTALFDPIGLAGLAYWYLAYPLHRIVFSRMLDRIADAATTGRRRAGTRTR; encoded by the coding sequence ATGAACGGTCTCGTGCTCGTTACGGGCGCTACCGGCTATGTCGGGGGGCGGCTCTGGCGCCGGCTCGAAGCGGATGGCCGGCGGGTGCGGTGCCTCGGACGGCGGCGGGCGGGGCTCGCATCGCGGGTCGGAGCGGCGACTGAGGTGGTCGAGGGCGACATGCTGAAGGCTGAGACGCTTGACCACGCGCTCGCCGGGGTCGACGCGGCCTATTACCTCGTCCATTCGATGGGCTCTGGACAAGACTTCGAGGAGCAGGATCGGGTGGCTGCGCGCAACTTCGGGTCGGCGGCACGGATGGCCGGAGTGCAGCGCATCATTTACCTTGGTGGCCTCGGGCACGGCGAGGATCTTTCACCGCACTTGAGAAGCCGCCACGAGGTTGGTGAGGTGCTTCGCGAGTCTGGAGTGCCCGTGATCGAGCTGCGGGCCTCGATCGTGCTCGGCTCGGGGAGCCTGTCTTTTGAAATGATCCGCGCGCTGGTCGAACGCCTGCCGATCATGATTACGCCGCGTTGGGTCGAGGTGAAGGCGCAGCCGATTGCCATCGACGACCTGTTGGCCTACCTGATCGCCGCGCTGAACGTACCGCTCACCGAGAGCCGGGTGTTTGAAATCGGCGGCGGCGACTGCGTATCGTACGGAGACCTGATGCGCGAATACGCGCGACAACGCGGGCTGCGTCGCGCGATGATCCGCGTGCCGTTTCTGACGCCGAAGCTGTCGAGCCTGTGGCTTGGGCTGGTCACGCCAATTTACGCACGAGTCGGCCGTAAGCTCATCGAGTCGATCAAGCACCCGACCGTCGTGCGCGACCCCTCGGCGCTGGAGATCTTTCCCGTGCGGCCACGCGGCATGCGCGACGCAATCGCGGCAGCCATCCGCAACGAGGAGCGCGAGGTCGCCGAGAGCCGCTGGTACGACGCCTTCTCGTCAGGAGGCGAGGGCCGCAGTTGGACCGGGGTACGTTTCCACAACCGCTTCATCGACTCGCGGTCGCGCGCGGTCGACGTGGGCCCGGAGGAAGCCTTCGCACCGATCCGCCGCATCGGCGGTGAGACCGGGTGGTATGCCTACGATTGGTTGTGGCGGCTGCGCGGGTTTTTCGATTTGCTCGTCGGGGGCGTGGGCGTGCGGCGCGGGCGGTCTTCGCCGGAACGGATACACGTCGGCGATGCCCTCGACTTCTGGCGAGTCGAGGCGTACGAGCCGAATCGGCTGCTGCGGCTCTCAGCCGAAATGAAGCTCCCAGGGCGCGCCTGGCTCGAATTCATGGTCGAACCGCGCGAGGGCGGCGCCACGATCCGGCAAACGGCGCTCTTCGACCCGATCGGTCTCGCAGGCCTGGCCTACTGGTATCTGGCGTATCCTCTGCACCGCATAGTCTTTTCCCGCATGCTCGATCGTATCGCCGATGCGGCGACTACAGGTCGTCGCCGGGCCGGTACGAGGACGAGATGA
- a CDS encoding LysR family transcriptional regulator: MDLHVLELFCRIVESGSFSKAADAMYLTQPTVSGHIKKLEKDVGIRLLDRLGHRATPTKGGNLLYRYARRILTLRQEAQQALDEFKGGLKGELVLGASSVPGGYLLPPLIGRFRAQYPDISIVLKVSDSKEIIEAVIDGTYEIGAVGAQFDDGKLKYQTFAEDEMVLVVPPTHPWASRRSVRVKELPSQPFLIRERGSGTRKIMEQALEQHNLSMSAFRVIAEMGSNEAVRQAVKTGGGIAIISRLAVASDLNFRELYAIPVAGLKLTRTFYLITHRHRSRSPICNAFLTFLGVSTRPHEARHP; this comes from the coding sequence ATGGATCTCCACGTTCTCGAACTGTTCTGCAGAATCGTCGAATCGGGAAGCTTCTCGAAGGCGGCCGACGCGATGTACCTGACCCAGCCCACGGTCAGCGGCCACATCAAGAAGCTTGAGAAAGACGTCGGCATCCGGCTCCTCGATCGCCTCGGACATCGGGCCACCCCAACAAAGGGTGGGAACCTGCTGTATCGCTATGCCAGGCGGATCCTGACGCTCCGCCAGGAAGCCCAACAGGCGCTCGATGAGTTTAAGGGTGGACTGAAGGGAGAACTGGTACTCGGCGCCAGCAGCGTCCCCGGCGGCTATCTGCTGCCTCCCCTGATCGGACGGTTCAGGGCCCAGTACCCGGACATCTCGATCGTCCTCAAGGTCTCAGACTCAAAAGAGATTATCGAAGCCGTGATCGACGGCACCTATGAGATCGGCGCCGTGGGCGCACAATTCGACGATGGCAAGCTCAAGTACCAGACATTTGCCGAAGATGAGATGGTCTTAGTCGTGCCACCCACCCACCCATGGGCGTCCCGAAGGAGCGTCAGGGTAAAGGAGCTGCCGAGCCAGCCGTTTCTCATTCGGGAGCGAGGCTCGGGAACGCGCAAGATTATGGAACAGGCCCTGGAGCAACACAATCTGTCGATGAGCGCCTTCAGGGTGATCGCGGAGATGGGTAGTAACGAGGCGGTCCGGCAAGCGGTCAAGACGGGCGGCGGCATCGCCATCATCTCGAGGCTTGCCGTCGCAAGCGACCTCAACTTCCGCGAACTCTACGCCATTCCCGTCGCGGGCCTGAAGCTGACCCGGACGTTCTACCTCATTACGCATCGCCACCGCTCGCGCTCACCCATCTGTAACGCCTTTCTTACGTTTCTCGGGGTCTCCACCCGCCCGCACGAAGCTCGCCATCCCTGA